A genomic region of Noviherbaspirillum sp. L7-7A contains the following coding sequences:
- a CDS encoding CsgG/HfaB family protein, translated as MKCTIITAMLGMAVLSGCESMPVNMGAPAAKTAATGSAGGANAQGANSQLERCDKSLGTITFVEDASQPWIAQLTQQYNIQSTVPLLRLMAQQSNCFVVVERGRAFHNMNMERDLAASGELRSTSKMQKGQMVAADYTATPSISFSARGTGGIGAAVGGFLGPIGVLAGSVRSNEASTMLLLTDNRSGVQLAASEGSAKNWDLGIAGGLFGGGAWGGAGGFTNTPQGKVLAAAFMDSYNGLVKAVRNYKAQDVEGGLGNGGALKAN; from the coding sequence ATGAAATGCACGATCATTACCGCCATGCTGGGCATGGCCGTCCTTTCCGGCTGCGAATCGATGCCGGTCAACATGGGCGCACCGGCCGCCAAGACGGCTGCCACCGGTTCGGCCGGCGGCGCCAATGCACAGGGCGCCAACAGCCAGCTGGAACGCTGCGACAAGTCGCTGGGCACCATCACATTTGTCGAGGACGCCAGCCAGCCATGGATTGCGCAGCTGACCCAGCAGTACAACATCCAGTCCACCGTTCCGCTGCTGCGCCTGATGGCGCAGCAGTCCAACTGCTTTGTGGTCGTCGAACGCGGCCGCGCCTTCCACAACATGAACATGGAGCGCGACCTGGCCGCCAGCGGCGAGCTGCGTTCCACCAGCAAGATGCAGAAGGGGCAGATGGTTGCCGCCGACTACACCGCCACGCCCAGCATCAGCTTCAGCGCGCGCGGCACCGGCGGCATCGGCGCCGCGGTCGGCGGCTTCCTTGGGCCGATCGGCGTACTGGCCGGGTCGGTGCGCTCCAACGAAGCATCCACCATGCTGCTGCTGACTGACAACCGGTCCGGCGTGCAGCTGGCCGCCTCCGAAGGCAGCGCCAAGAACTGGGACCTGGGGATCGCCGGCGGCCTGTTCGGCGGCGGCGCCTGGGGCGGCGCCGGCGGATTCACCAATACGCCGCAAGGCAAGGTGCTTGCCGCGGCCTTCATGGATTCCTATAACGGCCTGGTCAAGGCCGTACGCAACTACAAGGCGCAGGACGTCGAGGGCGGGCTGGGCAATGGCGGCGCGCTGAAGGCCAACTGA
- a CDS encoding response regulator transcription factor: MIRIIVVEDNLLFRELLVSLLTRAGHHATGVSDSAGLYRELLRADADIVVLDVGLPDQNGFDIARELRAMRSTRRIGIIMVTAHDSPEERVAGISSGADIYMAKPVHPGELEAYVQRLYRRLHDGAEESGTRRWHYRKQAGQLLAPSGTALELTHTEAAFVDILARHAGKPVERRDIIALALNKNPVDYDTRRLEAMVSRLRKKLRAAYPLSQPIKVAHAVGYIFTEDITVQ; encoded by the coding sequence GTGATCCGTATTATCGTGGTCGAAGACAACCTGCTGTTTCGCGAACTGCTCGTATCCCTGCTGACCAGGGCAGGCCATCATGCGACCGGTGTGAGCGACAGTGCCGGGCTCTATCGTGAATTGCTGCGCGCCGATGCCGACATCGTGGTACTGGACGTGGGACTGCCTGACCAGAACGGTTTCGACATCGCCCGGGAACTGCGCGCGATGCGCAGCACCAGGCGCATCGGCATCATCATGGTGACGGCGCATGACAGCCCGGAGGAACGGGTGGCCGGCATCAGCAGCGGCGCCGACATCTACATGGCCAAGCCGGTGCACCCCGGGGAACTCGAAGCCTATGTGCAGCGCCTGTACCGCCGGCTGCATGACGGCGCGGAGGAATCCGGCACGCGGCGCTGGCATTACAGGAAGCAGGCCGGCCAGTTGCTGGCGCCATCCGGCACGGCGCTGGAGCTGACGCACACCGAAGCCGCCTTCGTCGACATCCTGGCCCGGCATGCGGGCAAGCCGGTGGAGCGGCGCGACATCATCGCACTGGCATTGAATAAAAACCCGGTTGACTACGACACGCGCCGCCTTGAGGCCATGGTCAGCCGCCTGCGCAAGAAGCTCCGCGCCGCCTATCCGCTGTCACAGCCGATCAAGGTCGCCCATGCAGTCGGCTATATCTTCACGGAAGACATCACGGTTCAGTGA
- a CDS encoding Hpt domain-containing protein, whose product MHAVSGDQQIYLEMCHLFLRTVPELRRTLCDAASRHDTEAVRRQAHSLRGSCLVVGALELVQLLHEAERSGIKGNVADMVARVGQAALGLDALIEEIQEALTHLSGANAPGNH is encoded by the coding sequence ATGCATGCAGTAAGTGGCGACCAGCAGATCTACCTGGAGATGTGCCACCTGTTTCTGCGTACCGTGCCGGAACTCAGGAGAACGCTATGCGACGCAGCGAGCCGGCACGACACGGAGGCGGTACGCAGGCAGGCGCACAGCCTGCGCGGATCCTGTCTCGTGGTCGGTGCATTGGAACTGGTCCAGTTGCTGCATGAGGCGGAACGCTCCGGCATCAAGGGAAACGTGGCGGACATGGTGGCCAGAGTGGGGCAGGCGGCGCTTGGCCTCGATGCCCTGATCGAGGAAATCCAGGAGGCGCTGACGCATTTGTCCGGCGCCAACGCGCCTGGCAATCACTGA
- a CDS encoding response regulator has translation MRKDLARLAWLAWLLPSSLVNRVFLLYGMSLLLFVAGGLAVSLKFQYESEIENTQTASVMLIEVVAQAVQDSAVIGDYDTVRRTLERAVHGSLFRSASFIDLQGGRVEVESRGVHAGAPAWLAQAVESALYDVNRTVSVGGLDYGLLRLRFDTDLVAASFWAMAKSALSVAVLSLIGGLLGIRLLLSHWLGGLDRLRSLLQALGRGTLAVETFDASNEPTEIRRLVDMFNETALLVQERQAMLRALDEQKFALDQHAIVSIADADGNITYANALFCEISEYSLEELIGRNHRIIGSGLMPPEFFRNMWDTITAGQVWRGEICNRKRSGALYWVSATIVPLLDEQGKPRQYIAIRTDLTSQKEAESAILRAKEAAEQANRIKSNFLANMSHEIRTPMNGIIGMTELALDTELSAEQAEYLGMVKGSADALLQIINDILDFSKLEAGRVDIETIDCSPEKVVQDLVCEQAIHAHAKKLELLLRVGPDVPDRVIADPGRLRQVVLNLLGNAIKFTHAGEVEVAIERTNDPGDTLAALRISVRDSGIGIPDEKRDAIFDAFSQADTSTTRQYGGTGLGLSISAQLVRLMGGRLELDSVPGQGSDFHFTLWLPVVAHTAPLLPPHARLAGLPVLLVDDHAGARRQVAALLQDFGMAPALAANGMEALIELERAAAAGAPYPCALLDADMPGMDGFALASAIAARPGLAGATVMLVAGANRRDNARRCRQAGASSHLIKPVIRGSLLTALMQALDGMRPAPARRAAPPAAQPSRHPLTLLVAEDNPVNQALARRLLEKQGHRVTLAANGLEAVEQWRRGGFDAILMDMDMPQMDGAEATRCIRREEPAGPARIPIIAMTAHAMQGTREACLAHGMDSYLTKPINLQALWGELETVGNRRAGTVPSGSMRVIDVDRLRSNVDHSQALFEEMKALLLRDTPRQLHAIRAGIEEGDAAAVRRGAHALHGMVSVFSSPRVQEAALALEQCAGQSPSGLERMEQELLAAIVELMSALDGYQWRTASGDT, from the coding sequence ATGAGAAAAGATCTGGCAAGGCTGGCATGGCTGGCATGGCTGCTGCCCTCATCGCTGGTCAATCGCGTGTTCCTGCTCTACGGCATGAGCCTGCTGCTGTTCGTCGCCGGCGGCCTTGCCGTGTCGCTGAAGTTCCAGTACGAGAGTGAAATCGAGAACACCCAGACCGCCTCGGTGATGCTGATCGAAGTGGTGGCGCAGGCGGTCCAGGACAGTGCCGTCATCGGCGACTACGACACGGTGCGCCGCACGCTGGAACGCGCCGTACACGGCTCGCTGTTCCGGTCGGCTTCCTTCATCGATCTGCAGGGCGGCCGGGTGGAAGTCGAGTCCAGGGGTGTCCATGCAGGCGCGCCCGCCTGGCTGGCGCAGGCCGTGGAGAGCGCGCTGTACGACGTCAACCGCACGGTGTCGGTGGGCGGCCTCGATTACGGCCTGCTCAGGCTGCGCTTCGACACCGACCTGGTGGCCGCGAGTTTCTGGGCGATGGCCAAATCCGCGCTGAGCGTGGCGGTGCTGAGCCTGATCGGCGGCCTGCTCGGCATCCGGCTGCTGCTGTCGCACTGGCTGGGCGGCCTGGACCGCCTGCGCAGCCTGCTGCAGGCACTGGGGCGCGGCACGCTCGCGGTGGAGACCTTCGACGCCAGCAATGAGCCCACCGAGATCAGGCGTCTGGTCGACATGTTCAATGAAACCGCCTTGCTGGTGCAGGAGCGCCAGGCCATGCTGCGTGCTCTGGATGAACAGAAATTCGCGCTGGACCAGCATGCGATCGTCAGCATTGCCGATGCCGACGGCAATATTACCTATGCCAATGCGCTGTTCTGCGAAATCAGCGAATACAGCCTGGAAGAACTGATCGGCCGCAATCATCGCATCATCGGCTCTGGCCTGATGCCGCCGGAATTCTTCAGGAACATGTGGGACACCATCACTGCCGGCCAGGTCTGGCGCGGCGAAATCTGCAACCGCAAGCGCAGCGGCGCGCTGTACTGGGTCAGCGCCACCATCGTGCCCCTGCTGGACGAGCAGGGCAAGCCACGGCAGTACATTGCCATCCGCACCGACCTGACCAGCCAGAAGGAAGCCGAAAGCGCGATCCTGCGCGCCAAGGAAGCGGCCGAGCAGGCCAACCGGATCAAGAGCAACTTCCTGGCCAACATGAGCCATGAAATACGGACTCCGATGAACGGCATCATCGGCATGACCGAACTGGCGCTGGACACGGAACTCAGCGCCGAGCAGGCGGAATACCTCGGCATGGTGAAAGGCTCGGCCGACGCGCTGCTGCAGATCATCAACGACATCCTCGACTTTTCCAAGCTGGAGGCGGGCCGGGTGGATATTGAAACCATCGACTGCTCGCCCGAAAAAGTGGTGCAGGACCTGGTCTGCGAGCAAGCCATCCATGCGCATGCCAAGAAACTGGAGCTGTTGCTGCGGGTGGGGCCGGACGTGCCGGACAGGGTCATTGCCGATCCCGGCCGGCTGCGCCAGGTGGTGCTCAATCTGCTGGGCAATGCCATCAAGTTCACCCATGCCGGCGAGGTGGAAGTGGCGATCGAGCGGACCAACGATCCGGGCGATACGCTTGCGGCCCTGCGCATCAGCGTGCGCGATAGCGGCATCGGCATTCCCGACGAGAAGCGCGACGCGATCTTCGACGCATTTTCCCAGGCCGACACCTCGACCACGCGCCAGTATGGCGGCACCGGCCTGGGACTGTCGATCTCGGCGCAACTGGTCAGGCTGATGGGCGGCCGGCTGGAACTCGACAGCGTGCCGGGCCAGGGCAGCGATTTTCATTTCACGCTCTGGCTGCCGGTCGTTGCGCATACGGCGCCGCTGCTGCCGCCGCATGCGCGTCTGGCCGGATTGCCGGTACTGCTGGTGGATGACCATGCCGGCGCGCGCCGGCAGGTGGCCGCCTTGCTGCAGGACTTTGGCATGGCGCCTGCGCTGGCCGCCAACGGGATGGAAGCGCTGATCGAGCTGGAGCGGGCCGCCGCGGCTGGCGCGCCGTATCCCTGTGCGCTGCTGGATGCAGACATGCCCGGCATGGATGGCTTTGCGCTCGCCTCTGCGATAGCGGCAAGGCCCGGCCTGGCCGGTGCAACCGTCATGCTCGTCGCCGGCGCGAACCGTCGCGACAATGCCAGGCGCTGCCGTCAGGCAGGCGCCAGCAGCCACCTGATCAAGCCGGTGATACGAGGCTCCCTGCTGACTGCCCTGATGCAGGCACTCGACGGCATGCGGCCCGCACCGGCCAGGCGGGCTGCGCCGCCCGCGGCACAGCCCAGCCGGCACCCGCTGACCTTGCTGGTGGCGGAAGACAATCCGGTCAACCAGGCGCTGGCGCGGCGGCTGCTCGAAAAGCAGGGACACCGTGTCACCCTTGCCGCCAATGGCCTGGAAGCCGTGGAACAATGGCGTCGTGGCGGCTTCGACGCCATCCTGATGGACATGGACATGCCGCAGATGGACGGCGCCGAAGCGACCCGCTGCATACGCCGCGAGGAGCCGGCCGGCCCGGCCCGCATTCCCATCATTGCCATGACTGCGCATGCCATGCAGGGCACCCGTGAGGCCTGTCTGGCGCACGGCATGGACAGCTACCTGACCAAACCGATCAACCTGCAGGCATTGTGGGGCGAGCTGGAAACCGTGGGTAATCGCCGTGCCGGCACGGTGCCATCCGGCAGCATGCGCGTCATCGATGTCGATCGCCTGCGCAGCAATGTCGACCATAGCCAGGCGCTGTTCGAGGAAATGAAGGCGTTGCTGCTGCGGGACACGCCAAGGCAATTGCACGCAATTCGCGCCGGCATCGAAGAGGGCGATGCCGCGGCTGTGCGGCGTGGCGCGCATGCGCTGCATGGCATGGTCAGCGTGTTCTCCTCACCGCGGGTACAGGAAGCGGCACTGGCGCTGGAGCAATGCGCCGGCCAGTCGCCATCCGGGCTGGAAAGGATGGAGCAGGAACTGCTTGCCGCCATTGTGGAGTTGATGTCGGCACTGGATGGCTATCAGTGGCGCACTGCGTCGGGCGATACCTGA
- a CDS encoding phosphate/phosphite/phosphonate ABC transporter substrate-binding protein, translating to MMPSAMHVIVLARRAARSVVQGKAIRFLLRPGRHLLRTCVLALTTLLATPALPQEPRTYYFSPVNQYGIELTARYWNPLIRYVSERAGVRLQLKLGRTSADTTAYVLAHEVDFVFTNHLFSPERDRLGWKTFGRRNTPPIHSQIVVLADSPLRTLEQLSGQTVAFPGPEALVAYKFSYAELIHRSVPVQVVFSGNMDGAFAQLSSGRAQAVGANSQLTEGWTRREGKALRVLWQSQPLHDLALMVSKHVPQADLRAVERAFLDMARDPEGRRLLASAAELVKLPPDTAFIASDGSEYGTYRSFYQNAPASLR from the coding sequence ATGATGCCATCCGCCATGCATGTCATCGTTCTGGCGCGTCGCGCAGCGCGCAGCGTCGTTCAGGGCAAGGCAATCCGGTTTCTGCTGCGGCCGGGCCGGCACCTGCTACGAACCTGCGTCCTGGCCTTGACGACGCTGCTGGCCACCCCGGCGCTGCCGCAGGAGCCACGGACCTATTACTTTTCGCCGGTGAACCAGTACGGCATCGAACTCACCGCACGCTACTGGAATCCGCTGATCCGCTACGTCTCCGAGCGCGCCGGCGTGCGCCTGCAGCTCAAGCTGGGCCGCACGTCCGCCGACACCACCGCCTACGTACTGGCGCATGAAGTCGACTTTGTCTTTACCAATCACCTGTTCAGCCCGGAGCGCGACAGGCTGGGATGGAAAACATTCGGACGGCGCAACACGCCGCCGATCCATAGCCAGATCGTGGTGCTGGCCGACTCGCCGCTGCGCACGCTGGAACAGCTGTCAGGCCAGACCGTTGCCTTCCCCGGCCCTGAAGCGCTGGTGGCTTACAAGTTTTCCTATGCCGAGCTGATACACCGGTCGGTGCCGGTGCAGGTCGTGTTCAGCGGGAACATGGACGGCGCCTTCGCCCAGCTCTCCAGTGGCAGGGCGCAGGCAGTGGGCGCCAATTCCCAGCTGACTGAAGGATGGACCCGGCGCGAAGGCAAGGCCCTGCGCGTGCTGTGGCAGTCGCAGCCGCTGCATGACCTGGCGCTGATGGTATCGAAGCATGTGCCGCAGGCGGACCTGCGTGCCGTCGAACGGGCCTTCCTTGACATGGCCAGGGATCCCGAAGGCCGCAGGCTGCTGGCCAGCGCGGCCGAACTGGTGAAACTGCCGCCCGACACCGCGTTCATCGCTTCCGATGGCAGCGAATATGGCACCTACCGGAGCTTTTATCAGAATGCGCCGGCCAGCTTGCGCTAG
- a CDS encoding HD domain-containing phosphohydrolase, translating to MKVVIVDDVPLVLTLLRHLVSKLPDCEPCCFSDPLEAVEWCMKNEPDLIVADFDMPRMDGAALLETVRLRHPDVPVLMITSSPVAELRYRVLHLGTSDFLTKPLDNVEFVARAANLLSMHAQHKTMSSRADALAGEIQQSAIELINHQRTALVCLSRAARYRDPETGAHIQRMAHYCRHIARNLGLPQDQQDLLLDAAPMHDVGKVGVPDAILLKPAKLDPSEFLVMQQHAGIGHAILSRTRSPLLDMAAQIAYTHHEKYDGTGYPRGLQGEQIPLVGRIAAVADVYDALTSRRPYKEAWTPDAATDYLVEGSGSHFDPACVRAFLEGWDEVMDIRQQFSDEEGAYPRKGKAA from the coding sequence ATGAAGGTCGTAATCGTTGACGATGTGCCGTTGGTGCTGACGCTGTTGCGGCACCTTGTGAGCAAATTACCCGATTGCGAACCATGCTGTTTCAGCGACCCGCTGGAGGCGGTGGAATGGTGCATGAAGAATGAGCCCGACCTGATCGTCGCCGACTTCGACATGCCGCGCATGGATGGCGCGGCGCTTCTCGAGACAGTGCGCCTGCGCCATCCGGATGTGCCGGTGCTGATGATCACGTCCAGTCCCGTTGCGGAACTGCGATATCGCGTGCTGCATCTGGGTACCAGCGATTTCCTGACCAAGCCGCTCGACAATGTGGAATTCGTGGCGCGGGCCGCCAATCTGCTGTCGATGCACGCGCAGCACAAGACCATGTCTTCCCGTGCCGACGCGCTGGCTGGAGAGATCCAGCAGAGTGCCATTGAACTCATCAATCATCAGCGCACGGCGCTGGTCTGCCTGTCACGCGCGGCCCGCTACCGCGACCCCGAAACCGGTGCACACATCCAGCGCATGGCCCACTACTGCCGCCATATCGCCCGCAATCTCGGTCTGCCCCAGGACCAGCAGGATCTGCTGCTCGATGCCGCGCCGATGCATGATGTCGGCAAGGTCGGCGTGCCCGATGCGATCCTGCTCAAGCCGGCAAAGCTGGACCCGTCCGAGTTCCTGGTCATGCAGCAGCATGCCGGGATCGGCCATGCCATCCTGAGCAGGACCAGGTCGCCCCTGCTCGACATGGCGGCCCAGATTGCCTATACCCATCACGAAAAGTACGACGGCACGGGCTACCCGCGTGGCCTGCAAGGCGAGCAGATTCCTCTGGTGGGGCGTATTGCCGCCGTCGCCGATGTCTACGATGCGTTGACATCCCGCCGGCCCTACAAGGAAGCATGGACGCCCGACGCGGCCACCGACTATCTGGTCGAGGGAAGCGGCAGCCATTTCGATCCCGCATGCGTGCGGGCCTTTCTGGAAGGATGGGACGAGGTGATGGACATCAGGCAGCAGTTCAGCGACGAAGAAGGAGCGTATCCGCGCAAGGGAAAGGCCGCATGA
- the fumC gene encoding class II fumarate hydratase, with amino-acid sequence MSTRTERDTFGPIDVPAERLWGAQTQRSREHFRISSERMPAELIDALAEVKRAAAVVNRDLSLLPADRADALVRAADEVIAGMHGQEFPLSVWQTGSGTQSNMNMNEVLANRASELLGGERGQARLVHPNDDVNMGQSSNDIFPTAMHVAAARAVSGHLLPALEQLRATLQQKADAFADIIKIGRTHLQDATPLSLGQEFSGYVAQLDHAGQMVRATLAPLLRLAAGGTAVGTGLNTHAEFGDRLAAQLRQRTGLEFISAPNKFAALAAHDELVSAHGALKTLAAALMKIANDVRWLASGPRSGLGEITIPENEPGSSIMPGKVNPTQCEAMTMLCCQVFGNDVAINIGGASGNFELNVFKPLLAHNFLQSVRLLADGMHSFDEHCAHGIEANRERIADLMERSLMLVTALAPHIGYDKAAQIAKQAHKQGGTLKDTALALGYVTAEQFEQWVRPEDMIRPAG; translated from the coding sequence ATGAGCACCAGAACCGAACGCGACACCTTTGGCCCGATCGACGTCCCCGCCGAGCGGCTGTGGGGCGCGCAGACCCAGCGTTCGCGCGAGCACTTCCGCATTTCCTCCGAACGCATGCCGGCGGAACTGATCGATGCGCTGGCCGAGGTCAAGCGGGCGGCGGCGGTGGTCAATCGCGACCTGTCGCTATTGCCAGCCGACCGCGCGGATGCACTGGTGCGCGCCGCCGATGAAGTCATCGCCGGCATGCATGGGCAGGAATTTCCGCTGTCGGTCTGGCAGACGGGTTCCGGCACCCAGAGCAACATGAACATGAATGAAGTGCTGGCCAACCGCGCTTCCGAGCTGCTGGGCGGCGAGCGCGGCCAGGCGCGGCTGGTGCATCCGAATGACGATGTCAACATGGGCCAGTCGTCCAACGACATTTTCCCGACGGCCATGCACGTGGCTGCGGCGCGGGCCGTGTCCGGGCACCTGCTGCCGGCGCTGGAGCAACTGCGCGCCACGCTGCAGCAGAAGGCGGACGCCTTCGCCGACATCATCAAGATCGGCCGCACCCATCTGCAGGATGCCACGCCGCTGTCGCTGGGCCAGGAGTTTTCCGGCTATGTGGCCCAGCTCGACCATGCGGGCCAGATGGTGCGCGCCACGCTTGCGCCGCTGTTGCGCCTGGCCGCCGGCGGGACGGCGGTGGGAACCGGCTTGAACACCCATGCCGAGTTTGGCGACCGGCTGGCGGCGCAGCTGCGCCAGCGTACCGGGCTGGAATTCATCAGCGCGCCCAACAAGTTCGCCGCGCTGGCCGCGCATGACGAACTGGTGTCGGCGCATGGCGCCCTGAAGACCCTGGCGGCGGCGCTGATGAAGATTGCCAATGACGTGCGCTGGCTGGCATCGGGCCCGCGCTCCGGCCTGGGCGAGATCACGATTCCGGAGAACGAGCCGGGCAGCTCCATCATGCCCGGCAAGGTCAACCCGACCCAGTGCGAAGCGATGACCATGCTGTGCTGCCAGGTGTTTGGCAATGATGTCGCGATCAACATCGGCGGCGCATCCGGCAATTTCGAGCTCAATGTGTTCAAGCCGCTGCTGGCGCACAACTTCCTGCAGAGCGTGCGGCTGCTGGCCGACGGCATGCACAGCTTCGACGAACACTGCGCGCACGGCATCGAAGCCAACCGGGAGCGCATCGCCGACCTGATGGAGCGCTCGCTGATGCTGGTGACGGCGCTGGCGCCGCACATTGGCTATGACAAGGCGGCGCAGATCGCCAAGCAGGCGCACAAGCAGGGCGGCACGCTCAAGGATACGGCGCTGGCGCTGGGATACGTGACGGCGGAGCAGTTCGAGCAGTGGGTCAGGCCGGAAGACATGATCCGGCCGGCAGGCTGA